In a single window of the Porites lutea chromosome 14, jaPorLute2.1, whole genome shotgun sequence genome:
- the LOC140924483 gene encoding uncharacterized protein: MPVDWHKMNSSFMAIIHACAENVSQRYGFQYFAVQHYYECWTGPNGGLTYKEHGEKDNCYKFGDYGVGTVWSNFVYRFVKVNGRWSHWSSWQPCIVTCGYGYRIRTRSCTSPPPKWGGQECTGTNVSTSNCGLQICKNQTVVDEFEPVGCFKDKGNQRALPVLLKSFKKLINWHNATATFMAVIRACASVAQQHGFRYFGIQDYGECWSGKNGDLSYNKHGKSYECNGLAHGVGKAWTNFVYRFVRVDGEWSQWFPWQPCSVTCDTGNRSRVRTCTEPVPKWGGQNCIGMNMSIDACSGGKCADSSKRSYLQSSGKSGLLAPLLGSFIGLVFLGAAVWFGLRFFRNRTNSELTDHWEVHFDDITLARIIGEGAFGKVYSGDFFKKSDGSRSRRISSRWGKKDTKYPKKPLRVAVKMLRNGATEEQKQDFLGEIELMKQIGYHRNVLNLLACCTLTTPMFLVVEFAKYGDLLNHLRQRREQCASYVNTSTITRQGTPKDKGEHCNNVVTDADELHDDGKLTPADLLTFAWQIAKGMEFLSGKGFVHRDLAARNVLVCEGKLVKVADFGLSRYIYTEKVYHCKKARKLPIKWMSPEAIHDQVFTTESDVWAYGILLWEVGTLGGTPYPTIANQRLFQVLSSGYRLEKPPMCTEETYELMRLCWHEKPAERPSFTFIHEQLEQIMLRHCSYLDLSNANQYCHAQCCDTDSDVENTAF, from the exons ATGCCTGTTGACTGGCACAAGATGAATTCTTCTTTCATGGCAATCATTCACGCATGCGCTGAAAATGTAAGCCAACGGTATGGCTTTCAATACTTTGCTGTGCAGCATTACTACGAATGCTGGACTGGGCCTAATGGCGGATTGACCTACAAAGAGCACGGTGAAAAAGACAACTGCTACAAGTTTGGGGATTACGGTGTGGGAACAGTTTGGAGTAACTTTGTGTATCGTTTTGTGAAAG TAAATGGCAGGTGGAGTCACTGGTCATCATGGCAACCCTGCATTGTAACATGTGGATACGGGTACAGAATTCGCACCCGGAGCTGTACCAGTCCGCCGCCCAAATGGGGAGGACAAGAATGCACTGGGACAAACGTCTCCACCAGCAACTGCGGTCTTCAGATATGTAAAA ATCAGACGGTTGTGGATGAATTTGAACCAGTCGGCTGCTTCAAAGACAAAGGCAACCAACGTGCTTTACCAGTCTTACTCAAAAGTTTCAAAAAGCTCATAAATTGGCACAATGCTACCGCGACGTTCATGGCTGTGATTCGCGCATGCGCGTCAGTGGCACAGCAGCACGGCTTCCGATATTTTGGCATCCAAGACTACGGTGAGTGTTGGAGTGGAAAAAATGGCGATTTATCGTACAACAAACATGGCAAATCCTACGAATGCAATGGGCTTGCTCACGGCGTTGGAAAAGCTTGGACCAATTTCGTTTACCGTTTTGTGAGAG TGGACGGAGAGTGGAGCCAGTGGTTTCCATGGCAACCATGCAGTGTAACATGTGATACAGGAAACAGATCACGTGTTCGCACGTGTACTGAACCAGTACCAAAATGGGGAGGACAGAATTGCATTGGTATGAATATGTCCATCGACGCCTGCTCTGGGGGCAAATGTGCAG ACTCGAGTAAAAGGAGCTATCTTCAAAGCTCAGGTAAATCCGGGTTGTTAGCACCACTTCTTGGAAGTTTTATTGGCCTTGTCTTCCTTGGCGCAGCTGTGTGGTTTGGTCTGAGATTTTTCAGAAATCG aaCGAATTCCGAACTCACTGATCATTGGGAAGTCCACTTTGATGACATCACTTTGGCTAGGATTATCGGAGAAGGTGCATTTGGAAAAGTATACAGTggcgacttttttaaaaaatcagatGGCTCACGGAGTAGAAGAATTTCCAGTCGTTGGGGAAAGAAGGACACAAAATATCCGAAAAAACCTCTCAGAGTAGCGGTGAAGATGTTACGAA aTGGTGCCACGGAGGAGCAAAAGCAAGACTTCCTGGGGGAAATAGAACTCATGAAACAAATCGGATATCACCGGAACGTATTGAACTTACTGGCTTGCTGTACTTTGACAACTCCTATGTTCCTAGTTGTCGAGTTTGCGAAATATGGTGATCTCCTTAATCATCTCAGGCAAAGAAGAGAACAG TGCGCAAGTTATGTAAATACATCCACCATAACCCGCCAAGGGACCCCCAAGGACAAAGGCGAACATTGTAATAATGTAGTTACAGATGCTGATGAATTACATGACGATGGAAAGCTGACACCCGCTGACCTACTAACATTCGCATGGCAAATCGCGAAAGGAATG GAGTTTTTGTCAGGAAAAGGCTTTGTCCACCGTGACTTGGCAGCGAGAAATGTGCTTGTTTGTGAAGGCAAGCTGGTCAAGGTCGCGGACTTTGGTTTGTCGCGTTACATTTATACGGAGAAGGTTTATCATTGCAAGAAAGCTAGAAAACTACCGATTAAATGGATGTCACCAGAAGCGATCCATGATCAAGTTTTCACGACGGAAAGTGACGT ATGGGCGTATGGCATTCTGTTGTGGGAAGTGGGCACACTTG GAGGCACTCCATATCCTACCATCGCCAATCAGAGACTTTTTCAAGTCCTTAGCAGTGGATATAGACTGGAGAAGCCTCCGATGTGCACAGAAGAAAC GTACGAGCTCATGCGCCTGTGCTGGCACGAGAAGCCAGCCGAAAGACCATCCTTCACTTTCATTCACGAACAATTAGAACAGATAATGTTACGTCATTGTTCTTATTTGGATTTGAGTAATGCAAACCAGTATTGTCACGCTCAGTGTTGTGACACTGATAGTGACGTGGAAAACACTGCATTTTAA